One Granulicella sp. 5B5 DNA window includes the following coding sequences:
- the thiL gene encoding thiamine-phosphate kinase, translating to MPRKSHNAPASGELALIARIREAAKARHKHLRLGIGDDCAILAPPPGHEILVTTDFSLEGRHFRREWHPARSIGHRALARGLSDLAAMGATPLAAFLSLALPRSANKPIWINNFLDGLLTLAAAAKTPLAGGDTSESPSDNILADIVLLGSAPASRSLRRSTARPGDLLYVTGALGGAATELATLALNPRRYRNASPTGDHPHLYPQPRLTIGQTLLRRQLATACIDISDGLSTDLAHLCTESGVAAEIQAARLPLHRLTKPLPPSEAFHNALHGGEDYELLFTARPQTRIPRFIEGVPITPIGVIHHSRKAVPQVTLVQAAGDRIPLQPQGWQHLL from the coding sequence GTGCCCCGCAAGTCACACAACGCGCCTGCCTCCGGCGAGCTCGCCCTCATCGCCCGCATCCGCGAGGCCGCTAAAGCCCGCCACAAGCACCTCCGCCTCGGTATCGGCGACGACTGCGCCATCCTCGCCCCGCCACCCGGCCATGAAATCCTCGTCACCACCGACTTCTCCCTCGAAGGCCGCCACTTCCGCCGCGAGTGGCACCCCGCCCGCTCCATCGGCCACCGGGCCCTCGCCCGCGGCCTCTCCGACCTCGCCGCCATGGGGGCCACCCCGCTCGCCGCCTTCCTCTCCCTGGCGCTCCCGCGCAGCGCCAACAAACCCATCTGGATCAACAACTTCCTCGACGGCCTCCTCACCCTCGCCGCCGCTGCCAAAACCCCGCTCGCCGGCGGTGACACCTCCGAATCCCCCTCCGACAACATCCTCGCCGACATCGTCCTCCTCGGCTCCGCTCCAGCCAGCCGCTCACTCCGCCGCAGCACCGCCCGCCCCGGCGACCTCCTCTACGTCACCGGCGCCCTCGGCGGTGCCGCCACCGAACTCGCCACCCTCGCCCTCAATCCTCGCCGCTACCGCAACGCCAGCCCCACCGGCGACCACCCACACCTCTACCCGCAGCCCCGCCTCACCATCGGCCAGACCCTGCTCCGCCGTCAACTCGCCACCGCCTGCATCGACATCTCCGACGGTCTCTCCACCGACCTCGCCCACCTCTGCACCGAGTCTGGCGTAGCAGCCGAGATTCAGGCCGCCAGGCTTCCCTTACACCGCCTTACCAAGCCCCTACCGCCCTCCGAAGCCTTCCACAACGCTCTCCACGGCGGCGAGGACTACGAGCTCCTCTTCACCGCCCGCCCCCAAACCCGCATTCCACGCTTCATCGAAGGCGTCCCCATTACCCCGATTGGCGTCATCCATCACTCTCGCAAAGCCGTCCCACAGGTTACGCTGGTTCAGGCCGCCGGAGACCGCATTCCGCTCCAGCCCCAGGGCTGGCAGCACCTACTCTAG
- the rsmI gene encoding 16S rRNA (cytidine(1402)-2'-O)-methyltransferase: MPEDPQLAPGLYLVATPIGNLEDITLRALRVLRSVDRIACEDTRTTAKLLSHFGISTPTLSYHLHNEHSRAAELVEALKSGQRIAIVSDAGIPGIADPGAAIAAEAIDAGIPVYPIPGANAALSALIASGLSTESFTFHGFLPSKEGQRRTTLEALRNSLHRPSNNQAPPVTIRYPEASASGLISLRKK; the protein is encoded by the coding sequence GTGCCCGAAGACCCACAACTCGCTCCCGGCCTCTATCTCGTCGCCACGCCCATCGGGAACCTTGAGGACATCACCCTCCGCGCCCTCCGCGTGCTCCGCTCCGTCGACCGCATCGCCTGCGAGGACACCCGCACCACCGCCAAGCTTCTCTCCCACTTCGGCATCAGCACGCCCACCCTCAGCTACCACCTGCACAATGAGCACTCCCGCGCCGCCGAGCTCGTCGAAGCCCTCAAGTCCGGCCAGCGCATCGCCATCGTCTCCGACGCCGGCATCCCTGGCATCGCCGACCCCGGCGCGGCCATCGCCGCCGAAGCCATCGACGCCGGCATCCCCGTCTATCCCATACCCGGTGCCAACGCCGCCCTCAGCGCGCTCATCGCCAGCGGCCTCTCCACCGAAAGCTTCACCTTCCACGGCTTCCTGCCCTCCAAAGAGGGCCAGCGTCGCACCACCCTCGAAGCCCTCCGCAACTCGCTCCATCGTCCCAGCAACAATCAGGCGCCCCCGGTGACAATCAGGTACCCCGAGGCTTCAGCCTCGGGTCTCATATCCCTGCGGAAAAAATAA
- a CDS encoding M67 family metallopeptidase, with protein sequence MPLIIPQSLYDQLRAHGEETYPNECCGIMLGTADGDQLTVAALLRAGNTRTDSAHNRYNIAPQELIAAQRQGRKLGLDIVGFYHSHPDHPAQWSPTDFAEAHWFGCAYVITSVDGDKTTGHAQITNSFLLTGTTEDDKAFADQPIEITENAVAKLG encoded by the coding sequence ATGCCCCTCATCATCCCGCAATCCCTCTACGACCAGCTCCGCGCCCACGGCGAAGAAACCTACCCCAACGAGTGCTGCGGCATCATGCTAGGCACCGCTGACGGCGACCAACTCACCGTCGCCGCTCTCCTCCGCGCCGGCAACACCCGCACCGACAGCGCCCACAACCGCTACAACATCGCTCCGCAGGAGCTCATCGCCGCCCAGCGCCAGGGCCGCAAGCTCGGCCTCGACATCGTCGGCTTCTACCACTCCCACCCCGACCACCCCGCCCAATGGTCCCCCACCGACTTCGCCGAAGCCCACTGGTTCGGCTGCGCCTACGTCATCACCTCCGTAGACGGCGACAAAACCACCGGCCACGCCCAAATCACCAACAGCTTCCTCCTCACCGGCACCACCGAAGACGACAAAGCCTTCGCCGACCAACCCATCGAGATCACCGAGAATGCCGTCGCGAAACTTGGCTAA
- a CDS encoding nuclear transport factor 2 family protein, with product MPTPTAESLIRATRDRSNRGIAELNLHIVAESLDKDFLVIVGDGTLLPTRDTYLEAFKAEFAAPARVRYTRTPDTIAVSTSHPLASEQGRWTATLPDGTVTHSGTYSAIWRRTSSGWKLRSEFFVTLTQS from the coding sequence ATGCCAACACCCACCGCAGAATCCCTCATCCGCGCCACCCGCGACCGTTCCAACCGCGGTATCGCCGAGCTCAACCTACACATCGTCGCCGAATCACTCGACAAAGACTTCCTCGTCATCGTCGGCGACGGCACACTACTCCCCACACGCGACACCTACCTCGAAGCCTTCAAAGCCGAATTCGCCGCCCCGGCGCGCGTTCGTTACACGCGCACACCCGACACCATCGCCGTCTCCACCTCCCACCCACTCGCCTCCGAGCAGGGCCGCTGGACCGCCACACTCCCCGACGGAACCGTCACCCACTCCGGCACCTACTCCGCCATATGGCGTCGCACCTCATCCGGCTGGAAGCTCCGTTCCGAATTCTTCGTCACGCTCACTCAGAGCTGA
- a CDS encoding CBS domain-containing protein produces the protein MLRSSLPIGTFFGVEVRVHLSFPLLLVLALSLSAYFTQGLGRGFALWLALCFAVLVREAARAIAAAYAGLHLRAIYLLPVGGVMAFSSSDGASLHATGSGRRNTRWVTLSGPIANFATGLFILAFSLSIAPQASLLAQPWISLGHILRSMLWTQILLGGISLLPASAMPTRQLLRTAPQNAGKSAASRKPMLSFGTGMAIAMILAGVLIPYLYWLVALGVFLLLYLQVTKTQTKAGADADTILVREVMLTEYTLLSSSETLRDALDRTIHSLHDIFPVVRGERLVGSITRQTIAERLLSGGDSYLQGAMTRKVPLAAPDEKLVDVLRRVSLQGTGEFIPVIEDDRMIGILSHQSLGRAVQQVKLLRPAPSQQSY, from the coding sequence ATGCTGCGATCGTCACTCCCCATCGGCACCTTCTTCGGCGTCGAGGTCCGGGTACACCTCTCGTTCCCTCTCCTGCTCGTGCTCGCCCTCTCGCTTTCTGCCTACTTCACTCAGGGCCTCGGTCGCGGATTCGCCCTCTGGCTCGCCCTCTGTTTCGCCGTCCTTGTCCGTGAAGCCGCCCGCGCCATCGCCGCCGCCTACGCCGGTCTCCACCTGCGCGCCATCTATCTGTTGCCCGTCGGCGGAGTCATGGCCTTCAGCTCCTCCGATGGCGCATCCCTACACGCCACCGGTTCCGGCCGCCGCAACACTCGCTGGGTCACCCTCAGCGGTCCCATCGCAAACTTCGCGACAGGCCTCTTCATCCTCGCCTTCAGCCTCAGCATCGCCCCACAGGCATCGCTCCTGGCCCAACCCTGGATCAGCCTAGGCCACATCCTGCGCAGCATGCTCTGGACGCAGATCCTTCTCGGCGGCATCAGCCTCCTGCCGGCCTCCGCCATGCCCACGCGCCAACTCCTGCGCACCGCACCGCAGAACGCCGGCAAGTCCGCCGCCTCCCGCAAGCCCATGCTGAGTTTCGGCACCGGCATGGCTATTGCGATGATCTTGGCAGGAGTTCTCATCCCTTATCTCTACTGGCTCGTCGCACTTGGTGTCTTCCTTCTGCTCTACCTCCAGGTCACCAAAACACAGACCAAAGCCGGTGCCGACGCCGACACCATCCTCGTCCGCGAGGTGATGCTCACTGAGTACACTCTGCTCTCCAGCTCCGAGACGCTCCGCGACGCCCTCGACCGCACCATCCACAGCCTGCACGACATCTTCCCCGTCGTCCGCGGCGAACGCCTCGTCGGCTCCATCACCCGCCAAACCATCGCCGAGCGGCTGCTCTCTGGCGGCGACAGCTACCTTCAGGGCGCCATGACCCGCAAAGTCCCTCTTGCCGCGCCTGATGAAAAGCTCGTCGATGTCCTCCGCCGCGTCTCTCTGCAAGGAACAGGCGAGTTCATCCCCGTCATCGAGGACGACCGCATGATCGGCATCCTCTCGCACCAGTCCCTCGGCCGCGCCGTTCAGCAGGTCAAGCTGCTCCGCCCGGCCCCGTCACAGCAGTCCTACTAA
- a CDS encoding cysteine synthase family protein, translating into MISAPAKQLGTTLLERIGNTPLVRLDKLSAHLPGAVRIYGKAEWLNPGGSVKDRAASNIVKTAIAEGKLEPNSSRKILLDATSGNTGIAYAMLGAALGFPVQLCMPANVSVERKRILAAYGAEVTFTDPADGSDGAIRKVKEVAATDPDRFFYADQYGNDNNWRAHYNTTGNEIWQQTEGTVTHFVSALGTSGTFMGTTRRLKELNPAIQCVSMQPDSPFNGLEGLKHMATAIVPPIYDPNLADWNIDMATERAYAMAKWLGRNQGILIGVSAAAAVCAALEVAEGEAALGREATIVTILCDSADKYLSERFWADPIAADIALHAKLGGR; encoded by the coding sequence ATGATCTCAGCTCCCGCAAAGCAACTCGGCACCACCCTTCTCGAGCGCATCGGCAACACTCCGCTCGTTCGCCTCGACAAACTCTCTGCGCATCTGCCCGGCGCCGTCCGCATCTACGGCAAAGCCGAGTGGCTCAACCCCGGCGGCAGCGTCAAAGACCGCGCCGCCTCCAACATCGTCAAGACGGCCATCGCCGAAGGCAAGCTCGAACCCAACAGCAGCCGCAAAATCCTGCTCGACGCCACCAGCGGCAACACCGGCATCGCCTACGCCATGCTCGGCGCGGCACTTGGCTTCCCTGTGCAACTCTGCATGCCCGCCAACGTCTCCGTCGAGCGCAAGCGCATCCTCGCCGCCTACGGCGCAGAGGTCACCTTCACCGACCCCGCCGACGGCTCCGACGGCGCCATCCGCAAAGTGAAGGAAGTCGCCGCCACCGATCCCGATCGCTTCTTCTACGCCGACCAGTATGGCAACGACAACAACTGGCGCGCCCACTACAACACCACCGGCAACGAGATCTGGCAGCAGACCGAAGGCACCGTCACCCACTTCGTCTCCGCTCTCGGCACCTCCGGCACCTTCATGGGCACCACCCGCCGCCTCAAGGAACTAAACCCGGCCATCCAGTGCGTCTCCATGCAGCCGGACTCGCCCTTCAACGGCCTCGAGGGCCTCAAGCACATGGCCACCGCCATCGTCCCTCCCATCTACGACCCCAACCTCGCCGACTGGAACATCGACATGGCCACCGAGCGCGCCTACGCGATGGCCAAATGGCTAGGCCGCAACCAGGGCATCCTCATCGGAGTCTCCGCCGCCGCCGCCGTCTGCGCCGCTCTTGAAGTCGCTGAAGGCGAAGCCGCCCTCGGCCGCGAAGCCACCATCGTCACCATCCTCTGCGACTCCGCGGACAAGTACCTCAGCGAACGCTTCTGGGCCGACCCCATCGCCGCCGACATCGCCCTCCACGCCAAACTCGGAGGCCGCTAG
- a CDS encoding M23 family metallopeptidase, which yields MYISQAQDGAVERVSIPMRYVYLFLAAAVTGMFTIAGLAGSYARMVAKAQAVNHLREELAMTRKDYQHLETTAHEKDVQAASLGSLASEVSAIYGLTAGRLTHIHVGKAKASAAAEVAKAPLKDDSSFSDDSYYRSVNTFLALQNTASNGLTVALAAQSNSALGVRAELGDFASADFEPAGPTVPDMWPIMGPINSGFGEREDPVLGNGEGEFHKGVDIGSPDGTPVHAPANGRVIKASNGGGYGNEIEIDHGNGIVTVYGHLQGFNVIEGQVVVKGEVIGYVGHSGRATGSHLHYEVDIHGTAVNPHRYLQTTMAQLGGTGTGR from the coding sequence GTGTACATTTCGCAGGCGCAGGACGGTGCGGTGGAGCGCGTCTCCATCCCGATGCGCTACGTCTACCTGTTTCTGGCCGCGGCGGTGACGGGCATGTTCACCATCGCCGGGCTGGCGGGTTCGTATGCCCGGATGGTGGCCAAGGCCCAGGCGGTGAACCATCTGCGCGAAGAGTTGGCGATGACGCGCAAGGATTATCAACACCTGGAGACGACCGCGCACGAGAAAGACGTCCAGGCGGCGAGCCTGGGATCGCTGGCGAGCGAGGTTTCGGCGATCTATGGGCTGACGGCCGGGAGGCTGACGCACATCCATGTCGGCAAGGCGAAGGCTTCGGCGGCTGCGGAGGTGGCGAAGGCCCCGCTGAAGGACGACTCGTCGTTCAGCGATGACAGCTACTACCGGTCGGTGAACACGTTCCTGGCGCTGCAGAACACGGCGAGCAACGGGCTGACGGTGGCGCTGGCGGCGCAGTCGAACTCTGCGCTGGGCGTGCGCGCGGAGCTGGGCGACTTCGCTTCGGCGGACTTCGAGCCGGCTGGGCCGACTGTGCCGGACATGTGGCCGATCATGGGACCGATTAACTCGGGGTTTGGCGAGCGCGAAGACCCGGTGCTGGGCAACGGCGAGGGTGAGTTCCACAAGGGCGTCGATATCGGCAGCCCGGATGGGACGCCGGTCCATGCTCCGGCGAATGGGCGCGTGATCAAGGCGAGCAACGGCGGCGGCTATGGGAATGAGATCGAGATCGACCACGGAAACGGGATCGTGACGGTCTATGGCCACCTGCAGGGATTCAACGTGATTGAAGGCCAGGTGGTGGTGAAGGGCGAGGTGATCGGGTATGTGGGCCACTCGGGCCGCGCTACCGGATCGCACCTGCACTATGAGGTGGACATCCACGGGACGGCGGTGAATCCGCACCGCTATTTGCAGACGACGATGGCGCAGCTGGGCGGAACCGGTACAGGCCGGTAA
- a CDS encoding MoaD/ThiS family protein, producing the protein MQIHIPTPLRAFTDKQATVSVEAATVTEALNTLTTTFPAMQQHLFTPEGKLRSFVNVYLNDEDVRYLPAGDATAVTANDELTIIPSIAGGADCLCCCL; encoded by the coding sequence ATGCAGATTCACATCCCCACCCCGCTGCGCGCCTTCACCGACAAGCAGGCCACGGTCTCGGTTGAAGCCGCCACCGTCACCGAAGCGCTCAACACGCTCACCACAACCTTCCCGGCCATGCAGCAGCACCTCTTCACCCCGGAAGGCAAGCTGCGCTCCTTCGTCAACGTCTATCTCAACGACGAGGACGTCCGCTATCTCCCCGCAGGCGACGCCACCGCCGTCACCGCCAACGACGAGCTCACCATCATCCCTTCCATCGCCGGCGGCGCCGACTGCCTTTGTTGTTGCCTCTAG
- the moeB gene encoding molybdopterin-synthase adenylyltransferase MoeB — protein MPATLDHPALPALSNEEIARYSRHLILPEVGYEGQQKLKAAKVLCVGTGGLGAPLALYLTAAGIGTIGLVDFDVVDESNLQRQIIHSQSTVGKLKVDSAEQMLKGLNKNVNVIKHNTMLTSANALEIFKDYDVIADGTDNFQTRYLVNDACVLTGKPNAYGSIFRFEGQASVFATEEGPCYRCLYPEPPPPGLVPSCAEGGVLGILPGLVGVIQATEVIKLILGIGEPLIGRLLLVDALGMNFRQLKLRKNPDCPACGTHEIKELIDYDQFCGIEKPAAVGPLEVSSHGNVDASASSVDGIPQITVEELKRKRDAHEDFFLLDVREPHEVPIASLGAPLIPVGSIEARANEIADHKNDEVIVHCRSGARSQKAALALKAAGFTNVKNLAGGILAWADKIDPTMPKY, from the coding sequence ATGCCAGCCACACTCGATCATCCCGCCCTCCCCGCGCTCTCCAACGAAGAGATCGCCCGCTACTCGCGCCACCTCATCCTTCCCGAGGTCGGCTACGAAGGCCAGCAGAAGCTCAAGGCCGCCAAAGTCCTCTGCGTCGGCACCGGAGGCCTCGGCGCGCCGCTCGCGCTCTATCTCACCGCCGCGGGCATCGGCACCATCGGGCTTGTAGATTTTGATGTCGTCGACGAGTCCAACCTGCAGCGCCAGATCATCCACTCGCAGTCCACCGTCGGCAAGCTCAAGGTCGACTCGGCCGAGCAGATGCTCAAGGGCCTCAACAAGAACGTCAACGTCATCAAGCACAACACCATGCTGACGTCCGCCAACGCCCTCGAGATCTTCAAGGACTACGACGTCATTGCCGACGGCACCGACAACTTCCAGACCCGCTACCTCGTCAACGACGCCTGCGTCCTCACCGGCAAGCCCAACGCCTACGGCAGCATCTTCCGCTTCGAGGGCCAGGCATCCGTCTTCGCCACTGAGGAAGGACCCTGCTACCGCTGCCTCTACCCCGAGCCGCCACCGCCGGGCCTCGTCCCGTCATGCGCAGAGGGCGGAGTCCTCGGAATCCTCCCCGGCCTCGTCGGCGTCATCCAGGCCACCGAGGTCATCAAACTGATCCTCGGAATCGGCGAGCCCCTCATCGGTCGCCTGCTCTTAGTCGACGCACTCGGCATGAACTTCCGCCAGCTCAAGCTACGCAAGAACCCCGACTGCCCCGCCTGCGGCACGCACGAGATCAAGGAACTCATCGACTACGACCAGTTCTGCGGCATCGAAAAGCCCGCAGCCGTCGGCCCGCTCGAAGTCAGCAGCCACGGTAACGTCGACGCATCGGCAAGCAGCGTCGACGGCATCCCGCAGATCACCGTCGAAGAGCTCAAGCGCAAGCGTGACGCGCACGAAGACTTCTTCCTGCTCGACGTCCGCGAACCGCACGAGGTCCCCATCGCCTCGCTCGGCGCGCCACTCATCCCCGTCGGTTCCATCGAGGCTCGCGCGAACGAGATCGCCGACCACAAGAACGACGAGGTCATCGTCCACTGCCGCTCCGGCGCCCGCAGCCAGAAGGCCGCACTCGCCCTCAAGGCAGCAGGCTTCACCAACGTCAAAAACCTCGCTGGCGGCATCCTCGCCTGGGCCGACAAAATCGACCCCACCATGCCCAAGTACTAG
- a CDS encoding glycoside hydrolase family 27 protein, with protein sequence MRNLVMALVMAAIGVSASGQTAVKEPAAALLPPMGWNSWNHFANHVTDADVREAADELVSSGMRDAGYVYVNVDDTWQGKRDAAGVLHPNERFPDMKALGDYIHSKGLKFGIYSSPGAKTCGGYEGSLGHEAQDAKMYAAWGVDFLKYDLCSMQDDMRAVRAAHPEDPMAEYKFMIAAYKKMGDALKATGRPIVYSLCQYGMDEPWKFGPGVGATMWRTTDDINDTYQRMLNIAYGQVGLGKYTSPGHWNDPDMLEVGNGGMNTEEYRTHMSLWAVLGAPLLAGNDLSKMTEADKAILMNREVIAIDQDKLGKGGDRVLQLGDFSVWERPLSGHRTAVAMVNASVSGRDIPVEFAAIGFPKGAKVHDVWAGKDLGHIRVLNETFPGHGVMLFIFSE encoded by the coding sequence TTGCGGAATCTTGTGATGGCGTTGGTTATGGCTGCGATTGGGGTTTCGGCGAGTGGGCAGACGGCTGTGAAAGAACCGGCTGCTGCGCTGCTGCCGCCGATGGGGTGGAACAGCTGGAACCACTTTGCGAACCATGTGACAGACGCCGATGTGCGCGAGGCTGCCGATGAGTTGGTGAGCTCGGGGATGCGCGATGCGGGGTATGTGTATGTGAACGTCGACGATACGTGGCAGGGTAAGCGCGATGCCGCGGGGGTGCTGCATCCGAACGAGCGGTTTCCGGATATGAAGGCGCTGGGGGATTACATCCACTCGAAGGGGCTGAAGTTTGGGATTTATTCTTCGCCGGGCGCGAAGACTTGTGGAGGCTATGAGGGTAGCCTGGGGCATGAGGCGCAGGATGCGAAGATGTATGCGGCGTGGGGCGTTGATTTTCTGAAGTATGACCTGTGCTCGATGCAGGACGACATGCGTGCGGTGAGGGCGGCGCATCCGGAAGACCCGATGGCGGAGTACAAGTTCATGATCGCGGCCTACAAGAAGATGGGCGATGCGCTGAAGGCGACGGGGCGGCCGATTGTGTACAGCCTGTGCCAGTACGGCATGGATGAGCCGTGGAAGTTCGGGCCGGGTGTTGGCGCGACGATGTGGCGGACGACGGATGACATCAACGACACATATCAGCGGATGCTGAATATTGCGTATGGGCAGGTGGGGCTGGGCAAGTACACGTCGCCTGGGCATTGGAACGACCCCGACATGCTGGAGGTTGGCAATGGCGGGATGAACACTGAGGAGTATCGCACGCACATGAGTCTGTGGGCGGTGCTGGGGGCTCCGCTGCTGGCGGGGAATGATTTGAGCAAGATGACGGAGGCGGACAAGGCGATCCTGATGAACCGCGAGGTGATTGCGATTGACCAGGACAAGCTGGGCAAGGGCGGCGACCGCGTGCTGCAGCTGGGGGACTTCAGCGTGTGGGAGCGGCCGCTGAGCGGGCACAGGACGGCTGTGGCGATGGTGAATGCTTCGGTGTCGGGGCGGGATATTCCGGTGGAGTTCGCGGCGATTGGGTTCCCGAAGGGCGCGAAGGTGCATGATGTCTGGGCAGGCAAGGACCTTGGCCACATTCGGGTGCTGAACGAGACCTTCCCCGGACATGGGGTGATGCTGTTTATCTTTTCGGAGTAG
- the rsmD gene encoding 16S rRNA (guanine(966)-N(2))-methyltransferase RsmD, whose protein sequence is MRVIAGEYRSRALQAPKGMATRPTSDRLRETLFNVLSLRVEGARFVDLYAGSGAVGIEALSRGAEFCWFAEKAPAAVSAIRANLQSLKISGGFAVEERGVRRLLETLLSKGRSAEIVFLDPPYEAAEEYASTLGFLGLNHRVMLSDGAVVVAEHAKKQPLEERYGALQRGRVLQQGDAALSFYGVG, encoded by the coding sequence ATGCGAGTGATAGCAGGGGAGTATCGGTCGCGCGCGCTGCAGGCGCCGAAGGGCATGGCTACGCGGCCGACCAGTGACCGTTTGCGCGAGACATTGTTCAACGTGTTGAGCCTGCGCGTGGAGGGGGCGAGGTTTGTGGATCTCTATGCGGGCTCCGGTGCTGTGGGAATCGAGGCCCTGAGCCGGGGCGCGGAGTTCTGCTGGTTTGCGGAGAAGGCCCCGGCGGCTGTAAGCGCGATCCGGGCGAATCTGCAAAGCCTGAAGATATCCGGTGGGTTTGCTGTGGAAGAACGGGGTGTCCGCAGACTGCTGGAGACGTTACTGAGCAAGGGACGCTCGGCGGAGATTGTCTTTCTCGACCCGCCGTATGAGGCTGCTGAGGAGTATGCGAGCACACTCGGGTTCCTCGGGCTGAACCATCGCGTAATGCTTTCGGATGGTGCGGTGGTGGTCGCGGAACATGCGAAGAAACAGCCGCTGGAGGAACGCTATGGTGCGCTGCAGAGAGGCCGGGTGCTTCAGCAAGGCGATGCGGCGTTGAGCTTTTACGGAGTGGGGTAG
- a CDS encoding DUF3309 family protein, with product MIILLIILILLFGFGGYRMGPGFGYYGGGGLSLILTIVLILLLLKVI from the coding sequence ATGATTATCCTGCTTATCATTTTGATCTTGCTATTTGGCTTTGGTGGTTATCGGATGGGGCCTGGCTTCGGCTATTATGGCGGGGGCGGACTGAGCCTCATCCTGACTATTGTTCTTATTCTGCTGTTGCTGAAGGTTATTTAG
- a CDS encoding DinB family protein, protein MKALSYKLLTLIDAAGPIFAQVDEHASLQPLHSGGWSRKQLVGHLIDSASNNHQRFVRASLQPQLNFPGYDQNGNVRVQHFQHASWSMLVSLWHSYNQFLAHVIAHLPESKLQTACRIGVENPVTLEFLATDYVTHLSHHLAQMGVATTNEPS, encoded by the coding sequence ATGAAAGCCCTAAGCTATAAGCTTTTGACCCTCATCGACGCCGCCGGCCCGATATTCGCTCAGGTCGATGAACACGCCAGCCTCCAGCCTCTTCACTCCGGCGGCTGGTCGCGCAAGCAGTTGGTCGGCCACCTTATCGACTCGGCCTCCAACAACCACCAGCGCTTCGTCCGCGCCAGCCTCCAGCCGCAGCTCAACTTCCCCGGCTATGACCAGAACGGCAACGTCCGCGTGCAGCACTTTCAGCACGCATCCTGGTCCATGCTCGTCTCTCTCTGGCACTCGTACAATCAGTTCCTGGCGCACGTCATCGCACATCTGCCGGAGTCCAAGCTTCAGACCGCCTGTCGTATCGGCGTAGAAAACCCCGTCACACTCGAGTTCCTCGCGACCGACTACGTCACGCACCTCTCACACCATCTCGCCCAAATGGGCGTAGCCACTACGAACGAACCCTCATGA